From Acidothermus cellulolyticus 11B, a single genomic window includes:
- a CDS encoding MarC family protein, whose protein sequence is MSWFDGRFFGSVFVTLVVIMDPVGSIPVFLALTGATSRRSRNRSADIAVLTALTVIVSFALFGQQVLQFLHISLPALQVAGGLLLLLVALELLMGWGGQPSPEEEVNVSMVPLGTPLLAGPGAIAATIVFARGVHTVGAVLALAAGILAVHLVLWVTLRFSEVILRVVRRSGVTLITRVFGLLLSAIAVQLAADGIRAFVTTR, encoded by the coding sequence GTGAGCTGGTTCGACGGCCGGTTCTTCGGGAGCGTCTTCGTCACGCTAGTTGTGATCATGGATCCGGTGGGTTCGATCCCGGTCTTCCTCGCCCTCACCGGCGCGACGAGCCGGCGGTCCCGCAACCGCAGCGCCGACATCGCGGTGCTCACCGCGCTCACGGTGATCGTCAGCTTCGCGCTCTTTGGCCAGCAGGTGTTGCAGTTCCTGCACATCTCGTTGCCGGCACTCCAGGTCGCCGGTGGACTGCTGCTTCTCCTTGTCGCGTTGGAATTGCTCATGGGCTGGGGCGGTCAGCCGAGCCCGGAAGAAGAAGTCAACGTCTCGATGGTGCCGCTCGGCACACCGCTCCTCGCCGGCCCGGGGGCGATCGCGGCGACGATCGTCTTTGCGCGGGGAGTGCACACCGTCGGTGCTGTGCTCGCGTTGGCGGCGGGAATTCTCGCGGTCCACCTGGTGCTCTGGGTGACCCTCCGCTTCTCTGAAGTGATCTTACGGGTGGTACGCCGGAGCGGGGTGACGCTGATCACGCGCGTGTTCGGACTCCTGCTCTCCGCTATTGCCGTTCAGCTCGCGGCGGACGGCATCCGGGCCTTCGTGACCACCCGGTGA
- a CDS encoding PHP domain-containing protein — MRIDLHVHSTASDGTDPPADVVAVARAAGVQVLALTDHDTTDGWAEAADAVRADGPAVQLVPGVEISCLAGGISLHLLGYLFDPRYPPLAAELHRLRTDRVRRAKEMVRRLGELGAPVSWSMVERIAGGGAVGRPHIARALAEAGVVSDVAAAFSTEWIGNGGRAYVEKYSLDPVRAIQLVHAAGGVVVFAHPAASTRGAVVAESYIAELAAAGLDGLEVDHPDHDAETRHRLRSLAGDLSLLVTGSSDYHGSVKSVAIGANTTAPDVFEELVARASGTAVIHR, encoded by the coding sequence ATGCGCATCGACTTGCACGTTCACTCCACCGCCTCGGACGGAACGGACCCGCCGGCGGACGTCGTCGCCGTGGCCCGCGCGGCCGGCGTCCAGGTGTTAGCGCTGACAGATCACGACACCACGGACGGGTGGGCCGAAGCGGCCGACGCGGTGCGCGCCGACGGCCCTGCGGTGCAGCTCGTTCCCGGGGTGGAAATCTCCTGCCTGGCCGGTGGGATCAGCCTCCACCTTCTCGGCTATCTCTTTGATCCGCGGTATCCGCCGCTTGCTGCCGAACTGCACAGGCTTCGCACCGATCGTGTACGCCGCGCAAAGGAAATGGTCCGCAGGTTGGGCGAACTCGGCGCACCGGTCAGTTGGTCGATGGTCGAGCGGATCGCCGGCGGGGGAGCGGTCGGCCGGCCGCACATCGCCCGGGCGTTGGCTGAGGCCGGTGTGGTGAGCGACGTCGCCGCGGCGTTCAGCACCGAGTGGATCGGCAACGGCGGCCGGGCGTACGTCGAGAAGTACTCGCTCGATCCGGTGCGGGCGATCCAGCTGGTCCATGCAGCTGGTGGTGTGGTGGTTTTCGCTCATCCGGCGGCCTCGACCCGGGGGGCTGTCGTGGCGGAGAGCTACATCGCGGAGCTCGCCGCCGCCGGCCTCGACGGACTGGAGGTCGATCACCCCGATCACGACGCCGAGACGCGGCACCGGCTCCGCAGCCTCGCCGGCGATCTCAGCCTGCTGGTGACCGGGTCGAGCGACTACCACGGCTCAGTGAAATCCGTGGCGATCGGGGCGAACACCACGGCGCCGGACGTGTTCGAGGAACTCGTGGCGCGAGCCAGCGGCACGGCGGTGATCCACCGGTGA
- a CDS encoding DUF6758 family protein — protein MRAVPVCPRCGAIVRPPSPWSSTWTCAEHGSVAPLHPAGRPGQDALDHLRRQAARGQLPVWLPWPLPNGWLVSGCTYAGEDRTGAVATVVALSGPGPLGGAAEWFLVAESPGVGLGAWLAGLPGPDPGRGFDAGPPHAKVEAAGHPTPLWGIPGDPGVAAFVGEARAAWLWALLWPASAGVLLLEAHHLVDLVERTDGLDIPHGALAPHLAALAR, from the coding sequence ATGCGTGCCGTGCCGGTTTGTCCACGCTGCGGGGCGATTGTCCGGCCCCCGAGCCCGTGGTCCAGTACGTGGACCTGCGCCGAGCACGGCAGCGTCGCGCCGTTGCATCCCGCGGGCAGACCGGGTCAGGACGCACTTGACCATCTCCGCCGCCAAGCTGCGCGCGGCCAGCTGCCCGTGTGGCTGCCGTGGCCGCTGCCCAACGGATGGTTGGTGAGCGGCTGCACGTACGCAGGGGAGGATCGCACCGGCGCGGTCGCCACCGTCGTCGCTCTCTCCGGACCTGGTCCGCTCGGCGGTGCGGCGGAGTGGTTCCTTGTCGCCGAGAGCCCAGGGGTCGGACTCGGCGCGTGGCTCGCCGGACTCCCCGGTCCCGATCCGGGGCGTGGCTTCGACGCCGGCCCTCCGCACGCCAAAGTCGAGGCTGCCGGACACCCGACGCCGCTCTGGGGAATCCCCGGTGATCCAGGGGTCGCGGCATTCGTCGGGGAGGCTCGGGCGGCCTGGCTCTGGGCGCTGCTCTGGCCGGCGTCCGCCGGAGTGCTTCTGCTCGAAGCCCACCACCTGGTGGATCTCGTCGAGCGGACCGACGGGCTCGACATCCCACACGGCGCCCTCGCCCCACACCTCGCCGCCCTTGCCCGATAA
- a CDS encoding substrate-binding domain-containing protein, which produces MPEIPAVGGIAVVDGKLLLVRRGRPPSAGSWSVPGGRVEPGEDDQAALVREFREETGLLVSVKELLGEVRRPGPAGTTYRIRDYRVELVTPATAVAGDDAADVAWVPLDAVARYPLSPGLLRALQRWGIVPPAAYRHPSHGSPTLEEVAAHAGVSRATVSRVVNDSPRVSPAVREAVLRSIEELGYVPNRAARTLVTRRTDTIALVISEPESRLFSDPVLAGFVRGIADVLAGTDYMFVLLTAQPDTERIARYIRNGHADGVILMSLHGDDPLVGMLEARRMPAVLSGRPLGRGHTIPYVDADNVGGARQATEYLVRQGRRTIVSITGPMEMCAAIDRLAGFRSGLPPELRRRWRSLIATGAFTEESGERAMAELLERVPDLDAVFAANDLMAAGALRVLKAAGRRVPDDVALVGFDDSSAARHTDPQLTSVRQSAEELGQNMAKLLLVQLADPDARPDPVILPTELVIRESA; this is translated from the coding sequence ATGCCGGAAATCCCCGCGGTGGGCGGGATTGCCGTTGTCGACGGCAAGCTCCTGTTGGTGCGGCGCGGACGACCGCCGTCCGCCGGTTCGTGGTCGGTGCCCGGAGGTCGGGTCGAACCGGGTGAAGACGACCAGGCCGCCCTGGTCCGCGAATTCCGGGAGGAGACCGGCCTGCTGGTCAGCGTGAAGGAACTGCTCGGGGAGGTGCGCCGGCCGGGGCCGGCCGGCACGACATACCGGATCCGGGATTACCGGGTCGAGCTGGTCACCCCTGCCACGGCCGTCGCCGGGGACGACGCCGCAGACGTTGCGTGGGTCCCGCTGGACGCCGTCGCCCGGTATCCACTCAGTCCCGGCTTGCTCCGCGCCCTGCAGCGTTGGGGGATCGTGCCGCCGGCGGCGTACCGGCATCCGAGCCACGGTTCGCCAACGTTGGAGGAGGTCGCGGCCCACGCCGGGGTGTCGCGCGCGACAGTCTCCCGCGTGGTCAACGATTCACCGCGGGTCTCTCCAGCGGTGCGGGAGGCCGTTCTCCGCTCGATCGAGGAACTTGGCTATGTACCGAACCGCGCTGCGCGCACCCTGGTCACCCGACGCACGGACACGATCGCGTTGGTGATTTCCGAACCGGAATCGCGGTTGTTCTCCGACCCGGTGCTGGCCGGTTTCGTTCGCGGCATCGCCGATGTCCTGGCCGGTACCGACTACATGTTCGTGCTCCTCACCGCGCAACCGGACACCGAACGGATCGCCCGCTACATCCGCAACGGCCATGCGGACGGCGTCATCCTGATGTCCTTGCACGGCGATGACCCGCTCGTCGGCATGCTGGAAGCCCGGCGGATGCCGGCGGTTCTCTCCGGCCGGCCGCTCGGCCGGGGACACACGATCCCGTACGTTGACGCCGACAACGTCGGTGGAGCGCGGCAAGCGACGGAGTACCTGGTCCGCCAAGGACGTCGCACCATCGTCTCCATCACCGGGCCGATGGAAATGTGCGCGGCGATTGACCGGCTTGCCGGATTCCGCAGCGGACTGCCACCGGAGCTGCGCCGCCGTTGGCGCAGCCTCATCGCCACCGGAGCGTTCACCGAGGAGAGCGGCGAACGGGCGATGGCTGAGCTGCTGGAACGCGTTCCTGACCTTGACGCCGTTTTCGCCGCCAACGATTTGATGGCGGCTGGTGCACTCCGGGTGTTGAAGGCAGCCGGACGACGCGTGCCGGACGACGTCGCGCTCGTCGGTTTCGACGATTCCAGCGCCGCCCGCCACACCGATCCGCAGTTGACGAGCGTCCGACAGTCTGCCGAGGAATTGGGACAGAACATGGCCAAGCTACTGCTCGTCCAGTTGGCGGATCCCGATGCCCGGCCGGATCCCGTGATCCTCCCGACCGAGCTCGTCATCCGCGAGTCGGCCTGA
- a CDS encoding CoA-acylating methylmalonate-semialdehyde dehydrogenase, whose protein sequence is MKQIEHWVDGKSTTGSGTRTGPVFNPATGEQTGVVVFAAAEDVDAAVRSATAAFEQWSQTSLAARTKILFEFRRLVADHMDELARIICEEHGKVLADARGEVQRGLEVVELACGIPTLLKGDYSDQVSTGVDAFSFRQPLGVVAGITPFNFPVMVPMWMHPIAIACGNAFILKPSERDPSASQMVARLWQEAGLPDGVFTVINGDREAVDALLDHPGIAAISFVGSTPVARYVHARATAAGKRVQALGGAKNHAVVLPDVDPGYAAEHVAAAAFGSAGERCMAISVAVAVGDGQVVDAITEEARKIRVGPGWEPESQMGPVITAAAKERITGLVNRGVEQGARLLVDGRSHVVPGYEKGFFLGPTVLDEVTPAMDVYREEIFGPVLSVVRVGTIDEAIRLVNANPYGNGAAIFTSSGAAARRFQREVTAGMIGINVPIPTPMAYYSFGGWKDSLFGERHVHGPEGVAFYTRLKAVTSRWPQVEAAQQASFHFPTAT, encoded by the coding sequence ATGAAGCAGATCGAGCACTGGGTAGACGGTAAATCGACGACGGGCAGCGGAACGCGGACCGGGCCGGTGTTCAACCCAGCGACCGGTGAACAGACCGGTGTCGTGGTTTTCGCTGCCGCCGAAGACGTCGACGCCGCCGTCAGGTCGGCAACAGCGGCATTCGAGCAGTGGTCGCAAACCTCCCTCGCCGCCCGCACAAAAATCCTCTTCGAATTCCGGCGTCTGGTGGCCGACCACATGGATGAGCTTGCCCGCATTATTTGCGAGGAGCACGGCAAAGTCCTGGCGGACGCCCGCGGTGAAGTCCAACGGGGGCTGGAGGTCGTCGAACTCGCCTGCGGAATCCCGACCCTGCTCAAGGGTGACTATTCCGATCAGGTCTCGACCGGTGTCGATGCCTTCTCGTTCCGCCAGCCGCTGGGCGTGGTCGCCGGTATCACGCCGTTCAATTTTCCGGTGATGGTGCCGATGTGGATGCACCCGATCGCGATCGCCTGCGGAAATGCCTTCATTCTGAAGCCGAGTGAACGCGATCCCAGCGCGTCGCAAATGGTCGCCCGGCTCTGGCAGGAGGCCGGACTGCCCGACGGGGTGTTCACCGTCATCAACGGTGACCGGGAGGCGGTGGACGCCCTGCTCGACCATCCAGGGATCGCGGCGATCTCATTCGTTGGTTCGACACCGGTCGCCCGCTACGTGCATGCCCGGGCGACCGCCGCGGGCAAGCGGGTCCAGGCCCTCGGCGGGGCGAAGAATCACGCGGTGGTGTTGCCGGACGTCGACCCCGGCTACGCCGCCGAACATGTGGCCGCTGCGGCGTTCGGCTCCGCCGGCGAACGGTGCATGGCCATCTCCGTCGCGGTGGCCGTCGGCGACGGACAGGTCGTTGACGCCATAACCGAGGAGGCACGGAAAATCCGGGTCGGACCGGGGTGGGAGCCGGAGAGCCAGATGGGTCCCGTGATCACAGCTGCCGCCAAGGAGCGCATTACCGGTCTGGTCAACCGCGGTGTGGAGCAGGGCGCCCGACTTCTCGTCGACGGGCGGAGCCACGTGGTGCCCGGATACGAGAAGGGGTTCTTCCTTGGCCCGACGGTGCTCGACGAGGTCACCCCGGCGATGGACGTGTACCGCGAGGAAATCTTCGGCCCGGTGCTCTCGGTGGTCCGTGTCGGGACAATCGATGAGGCGATCCGGCTGGTGAACGCCAATCCGTACGGCAACGGCGCCGCGATTTTCACGTCCAGCGGAGCGGCGGCTCGGCGGTTCCAGCGGGAGGTCACCGCCGGGATGATCGGCATCAACGTTCCCATTCCAACGCCGATGGCCTACTACTCATTCGGCGGCTGGAAAGACTCGCTCTTCGGCGAGCGCCACGTGCACGGACCGGAGGGCGTCGCGTTCTACACGCGCCTGAAGGCGGTGACCAGCAGGTGGCCCCAGGTCGAGGCGGCGCAGCAGGCGAGTTTCCACTTCCCGACGGCGACGTGA